CAGGGCAGCAGCGAGATGACCTCCCGCCAGCTCCGACCCCACAGGCTGCCTGACATCCAGAGCAAAGCCGTGTTCACATTGGTCGGATGCGTTACGATAAGATACTGCGTGGCTGCCATAAGAATGGCCCCCATAGCGACCCCGACCAGGGCTAGAGCTGCTGGAGCCAGCGTAAGTCTGCGGCTGAGCAGCAGCAGAATCAGGAATGTTCCCACGGCCCCGCCAAACGCCGCCAAGGGCAGGGTATAGGCTGGAGACTGGGGGAACAGGAAAATCCACAGCCGCCGCTGCAAATCCAGCTCCTTTGGAAATGCCGATCACGTCAGGGCTGGCCAGCGGATTGCGGAGCAGACTTTGCAGAATAGCTCCTGCCACAGCTAGTCCCATGCCTGCCAGCAGTCCAACCAACGTCCGCGGTAAGCGAACCTCGTATACGATAAAATGAAAACGGCTGTGCGTATCCACCAGAGCCGGGCCGATATCACGCAGGCGGCAACCTCTCTTTTATACCATGTCTGATTTGTAGACGTCACATGTTATATTATTAGATTCTTTGAAACTGGGTGGGGGAGCAGCCGACTTCTTTTTTAAAAATACGGCTAAAATGAAAATAATCCGTAAATCCGACCCGTTGGGCTACTTCCTTGGCTGGAAGTCGGGTCTGCTGGAACATTTGCTTCGCTTTTTGGATACGGAGATGACGCAAATACTGGGTCATGGTCACGCCAGTGGCTTTTTTGAACAACACCGTGTAATGTCCTTCGCTCACTCGTCCAGCATATATTTGATTTTATATTCACTCAAGGTACGCAAGGGACCATGCAGCGTCCAATCCGTGGATTCGCCTTGCAGAACACGGTACGTAATCACGACATATTCGGCTTCCCGGGTTTTGGGGACCTGAATGCTGCAAGCGCCATATTGATTATGAAAGGCAAAGCCCTGCGTGAAAATAATCGGCTCTTGGTCTTGAGCTGAGAGAGTGACATGTCCGTGCAGCGCAACAATCAGGAGATGGCTGTCGGAGCCAGGATGCAGGGTTTGAGAGGTGTTACCGTATTCGATATGCTCCAGCAGTGGGATAACGGTTGCTAGCTGCTCCAGCTTCATGAATGCACCATCCTTCATTAAATCTTTTCTATAGCAATGTAGATTATCACACTTATTCATGATAAATTCTAAGAACAATAAAGTGAAGATGTAATCGGGAAGGAACATTGGCACATGAAAAAGGTTTTGTTTATCAACACAGGCGGGACGATTTCTTCCTCCTATCAGGAAAACGGCCTGACTCCGACCCAATCGGCTGAGAATATTTTAGCGGAAATTCCGGAGCTCAAGGAAATTTGCGATATTGATGCCCACAATCTGATGAGCATTGATAGCACCAATACACAACCGGAGGATTGGGCTTCCATCGCCCGGATGGTACACCGTTCTCTCAATCAATACGATGGCATCGTCATTGCACATGGTACGGATACGATGGCCTATACGGCTTCGGCCTTGAGCTTCATGCTGGGAACTGTAGACAAGCCCGTCGTTGTGACAGGCTCACAGGTGTCCATTTTGGCCGAACACAGTGATTCCAAAAAGAATGTAATTGACTCATTCCTGACCGCATGTGGCGAGGTGGCAGGGGTTTTTGTTGTATTTAACGGCAAAATTATCAACGGCAGCCGCAGCTCCAAAATCAGAACCCGCAGCTATAACGCTTTTGAGAGTATCAACTATCCATACATCGGCCTGGTGGAGAACGGCAAGGTGGTCTATACGGAGGGCGTATTTGCAGATCGCGGTACCGTTCGCCACCCGTATAATGACGGGTATGCATCGGAGGTATTTTTGCTGAGGCTGATTCCGGGGACGAATCCGGCGATTTTTGATGCCATTCGAAGCTTGGGCTATAAAGGCATCGTCATAGAGGGCTTTGGTATGGGCGGTGTGCCTTTCAAGGAAAGAAGCCTGATCAGCAAAATCGAGGAATTGATGAAGGACGGTATGAGTATTGTCGTAACCACCCAATGCCCCTATGAGGGCGGGGATCTGACGATTTACGAGGTAGGCCAGAAGGTACTGGAAAAGGGTGTGATTCCGGGGTATGACATGACAACGGAAGCACTTGTAACAAAAATGATGTGGGCGTTGGGCCAGACCACCGACCCGGCCGGGGTAGCCAGGATTATGGCAACGAACTATGTGGACGAGGTTTCCTTGCCTGCGGACGCAACCTCCCTGTAAGGGAGGTTGGCCGCCATAACTGCCGGAGACATCGCGTTAACGCTAATATTTCTCCAGTCTATGTTTAATCTTAATAGCTATTTCCAGCGATTGGATGGCTTGTTCCAGTGGAATCAGGCATTCCGAAAGTCCGTCAAAGCATGCAAGGGCATGATCCAGACTTTTTTCGTACGGATTGGCGGATTCGAGGTTGATTTTTTGCTGCCCTGATGCGGTATACTCATATAATGCGGTAGGTACAAGATCATTTTTGTCGCTTTCGTGGTATATCAGTTTGGCCTTTTCAAAATAAGCTTCATAGGCTACCGTGAATGGATAGCTTGTCGGCATATGGGAAGAGGCGATGACTTCTGTGAACGTATTCTGATGCTGAAAATAAGCCCGCACCTGTGCCTGTTCAGGATGGGCAACCTCTGTACCCCAGACTGTGCATGGGTCACAGGGGCCCAGCAGCCATGCGAGTAAATCCAGTTCATGAATCATGAACTGAGCAGGGATGGAGCTTGGTCCAAGATCTCCCCACAGGGGAGGCGTTTCCCTTTTCAA
This DNA window, taken from Paenibacillus kribbensis, encodes the following:
- a CDS encoding helix-turn-helix domain-containing protein, whose translation is MLFKKATGVTMTQYLRHLRIQKAKQMFQQTRLPAKEVAQRVGFTDYFHFSRIFKKEVGCSPTQFQRI
- a CDS encoding asparaginase — protein: MKKVLFINTGGTISSSYQENGLTPTQSAENILAEIPELKEICDIDAHNLMSIDSTNTQPEDWASIARMVHRSLNQYDGIVIAHGTDTMAYTASALSFMLGTVDKPVVVTGSQVSILAEHSDSKKNVIDSFLTACGEVAGVFVVFNGKIINGSRSSKIRTRSYNAFESINYPYIGLVENGKVVYTEGVFADRGTVRHPYNDGYASEVFLLRLIPGTNPAIFDAIRSLGYKGIVIEGFGMGGVPFKERSLISKIEELMKDGMSIVVTTQCPYEGGDLTIYEVGQKVLEKGVIPGYDMTTEALVTKMMWALGQTTDPAGVARIMATNYVDEVSLPADATSL
- a CDS encoding Gfo/Idh/MocA family protein; amino-acid sequence: MMNIGILGTGFGAYHATLLNNHPKVNRIVVFGRNETKLQKLREDLNVEVTQNIEDILLDSDMDVVDLCLPSHLHRSYAMDALKHGKHVFCETPVCFDLEDALLMQQAEKQYGKKILVNQFIKFDPAYTYLYEAHRQQKYGKLVSLSLKRETPPLWGDLGPSSIPAQFMIHELDLLAWLLGPCDPCTVWGTEVAHPEQAQVRAYFQHQNTFTEVIASSHMPTSYPFTVAYEAYFEKAKLIYHESDKNDLVPTALYEYTASGQQKINLESANPYEKSLDHALACFDGLSECLIPLEQAIQSLEIAIKIKHRLEKY